Proteins encoded in a region of the Streptomyces sp. NBC_01471 genome:
- a CDS encoding 4Fe-4S dicluster domain-containing protein has protein sequence MTADPEPEAGPERAGRFLTGGLLSGPEADPAGDAGYEDAPPRVGFFTDTSVCIGCKACEVACKEWNAIPEDGLSLTGMSYDNTQGLGASTWRHVAFIEQQKPVSPATRQGGVSTGPPEPEGRTRLPLADAPAPAGSAEGPGGMRWLMSSDVCKHCTHAACLDVCPTGSLFRTEFGTVVVQEDICNGCGYCVPACPYGVIEQRPEDGRAFKCTMCYDRLGAGQEPACAKACPTESIQFGPLDELRERAALRVEQLQEAGVPGARLYGHEPDDGVGGDGAFFLLLDEPEVYGLPPAPVVTTRDLPAMWKHAGAAALSLLAAGALSHVLPALGRATGLRKGHR, from the coding sequence ATGACGGCCGATCCCGAGCCGGAGGCCGGTCCGGAACGCGCGGGCCGGTTCCTCACCGGCGGGCTTCTGTCCGGCCCCGAGGCCGACCCCGCCGGCGACGCCGGGTACGAGGACGCCCCGCCCCGCGTCGGCTTCTTCACCGACACCTCGGTGTGCATCGGCTGCAAGGCCTGCGAGGTGGCCTGCAAGGAGTGGAACGCGATCCCCGAGGACGGCCTCTCGCTCACCGGCATGTCGTACGACAACACCCAGGGTCTCGGCGCATCCACCTGGCGGCACGTCGCCTTCATCGAACAGCAGAAGCCCGTGAGCCCGGCCACGCGGCAGGGAGGCGTGAGCACCGGCCCGCCCGAGCCGGAGGGCCGCACCCGACTGCCGCTGGCCGATGCCCCGGCGCCCGCCGGGTCCGCCGAGGGGCCTGGCGGGATGCGGTGGCTCATGTCCTCCGACGTGTGCAAGCACTGCACCCACGCGGCCTGCCTCGACGTCTGCCCCACGGGCTCGCTCTTCCGTACCGAGTTCGGGACCGTCGTCGTGCAGGAGGACATCTGCAACGGCTGCGGCTACTGCGTCCCGGCCTGCCCGTACGGTGTGATCGAGCAACGCCCCGAGGACGGAAGGGCGTTCAAGTGCACGATGTGTTACGACCGGCTCGGTGCCGGGCAGGAACCGGCCTGCGCCAAGGCGTGCCCCACCGAATCCATCCAGTTCGGCCCTCTCGACGAACTGCGGGAACGTGCGGCTCTGCGCGTGGAGCAACTCCAGGAGGCCGGCGTCCCCGGGGCGCGGCTGTACGGACACGAACCTGACGACGGAGTGGGCGGTGACGGCGCCTTCTTCCTGCTCCTGGACGAACCCGAGGTCTACGGACTGCCGCCGGCACCCGTTGTGACCACCCGGGACCTGCCGGCGATGTGGAAACACGCGGGTGCCGCCGCGCTGTCCCTGCTCGCCGCCGGGGCCCTCTCCCACGTACTGCCTGCTCTCGGCCGGGCCACCGGCCTGCGGAAGGGACACCGATGA
- the nrfD gene encoding NrfD/PsrC family molybdoenzyme membrane anchor subunit yields the protein MVPRAEFRSYYGRPIIKAPSWAPRDIAGYFFLGGLAGAGSVLAAGAHFTGRPVTATALKVSSLGAIGLSAAALVNDLGRPSRFTHMLRVFKPTSPMSVGSWLLGIYGPAAGVAAATAVSGTFRRAGAAATLGAALTGPAVATYTAVLAADTAVPAWHGAYRELPYLFAASATAAASGMALVTGPARETGPARCAAVLAAAADLAASAAAERRLGSVAETWRQGRAGTLLRAARALTVGGAVSAVTAPSLGRVARPAAALGGLALLAGSACTRFGVFAAGIASAEDPRHTVVPQRERLERERAARENDGEYDPNEE from the coding sequence ATGGTGCCGCGCGCCGAGTTCCGGTCCTACTACGGCAGACCCATCATCAAGGCGCCGTCCTGGGCGCCCCGCGACATCGCCGGCTACTTCTTCCTCGGTGGGCTCGCGGGGGCCGGCTCGGTCCTGGCGGCGGGCGCCCACTTCACAGGGCGCCCCGTGACCGCGACCGCCCTCAAGGTTTCCTCACTCGGCGCCATCGGCCTGTCCGCCGCCGCGCTGGTCAACGACCTCGGGCGCCCCTCGCGGTTCACCCACATGCTGCGGGTGTTCAAGCCGACCTCGCCGATGAGCGTCGGCTCCTGGCTGCTCGGCATCTACGGACCGGCCGCCGGAGTCGCCGCAGCCACCGCCGTCAGCGGCACCTTCCGCCGTGCGGGCGCCGCCGCGACGCTCGGCGCCGCGCTCACCGGCCCCGCCGTCGCCACGTACACCGCTGTTCTCGCGGCCGACACCGCCGTTCCCGCGTGGCACGGCGCGTACCGCGAGCTGCCCTATCTCTTCGCCGCCTCCGCGACCGCCGCAGCGTCCGGGATGGCCCTCGTCACCGGACCGGCCCGGGAGACGGGACCGGCCCGGTGCGCCGCCGTGCTCGCCGCTGCCGCAGATCTCGCTGCGAGCGCCGCCGCCGAGCGACGGCTCGGCAGTGTCGCCGAGACCTGGCGGCAAGGGCGCGCGGGCACCCTGCTGCGCGCCGCCCGCGCGCTCACCGTGGGCGGCGCGGTGAGCGCCGTCACCGCCCCGTCCCTGGGGCGCGTCGCACGGCCCGCCGCGGCTCTCGGCGGGCTGGCCCTGCTCGCCGGCTCGGCCTGCACCCGCTTCGGGGTCTTCGCGGCGGGAATCGCCTCGGCCGAGGACCCCCGCCACACCGTCGTACCGCAACGCGAACGCCTCGAACGCGAGCGCGCCGCACGAGAGAACGACGGAGAGTACGACCCGAACGAGGAGTGA
- a CDS encoding TIGR03557 family F420-dependent LLM class oxidoreductase, protein MQIGYKLAAESFGPRELVRQAVLAEQAGFDFVEMSDHYHPWLDVQGHSPFAWTVLGTIAAKTGRIGLATGVTCPTVRYHPAVIAQAAATLALLSDGRFTLGVGSGERLNEHVTGEGFPNSVPERHARLREALEIIRLLWSGGYRSYDGRYLKLDDARVFDLPPELPEIAVAAGGPVAARIAAELGDGLFATEPGAETVEAYRRAGGDGPRYAEVPMAWAPDARAGAQAAQETSRWAVTGWKVMSELPNPANFEAATSTVREEDILSTFACGTDPARFLEVAQPFVDAGFDRLVTQNAGPDPDGFMDFYRSELDQQLRALKPATTGP, encoded by the coding sequence GTGCAGATCGGCTACAAACTCGCCGCCGAGTCCTTCGGCCCCAGGGAACTGGTACGACAGGCCGTGCTCGCGGAGCAGGCCGGCTTCGACTTCGTGGAGATGAGCGACCACTACCATCCCTGGCTGGATGTCCAGGGGCACTCACCGTTCGCCTGGACGGTCCTCGGGACCATCGCCGCCAAGACCGGGCGCATCGGCCTGGCAACCGGGGTGACCTGCCCCACGGTCCGCTACCACCCCGCGGTGATCGCGCAGGCCGCAGCGACCCTCGCCCTGCTGTCCGACGGCCGTTTCACGCTCGGCGTCGGCTCGGGGGAGCGGCTCAACGAGCACGTGACCGGCGAGGGATTCCCCAACTCCGTGCCGGAGCGGCACGCACGGCTTCGGGAGGCACTGGAGATCATCAGGCTGCTGTGGAGCGGCGGTTACCGGTCTTACGACGGCCGGTACCTGAAACTGGACGACGCCCGCGTCTTCGACCTTCCGCCGGAACTCCCGGAGATCGCGGTGGCCGCGGGTGGCCCCGTAGCGGCCCGGATCGCCGCCGAACTGGGGGACGGGCTCTTCGCCACCGAGCCCGGGGCCGAGACGGTGGAGGCGTACCGCCGTGCGGGCGGTGACGGCCCGAGATACGCCGAGGTGCCCATGGCCTGGGCCCCCGACGCGCGCGCCGGGGCTCAGGCCGCCCAGGAGACCTCGCGGTGGGCGGTGACCGGGTGGAAGGTGATGAGCGAACTGCCCAATCCGGCGAACTTCGAGGCCGCGACCTCCACCGTGCGCGAAGAGGACATCCTGTCCACGTTCGCCTGCGGCACCGACCCCGCGCGGTTCCTGGAGGTCGCGCAGCCGTTCGTGGACGCGGGCTTCGACCGGCTGGTGACACAGAACGCCGGACCGGACCCGGACGGGTTCATGGACTTCTACCGCAGCGAGCTCGACCAGCAGTTGCGCGCCCTGAAGCCCGCCACCACGGGCCCCTGA
- a CDS encoding PP2C family protein-serine/threonine phosphatase translates to MTSPEVSQEERLLQEFLAAVHSTAPTGLPSLVDSYAVRLGARKVVIHLVDLQQRQLTPLSGGEQLDVDRSLAGRSYRALDLRVEATADGVLVIWLPLVDGVERLGVIGVHMDSLDTTLLERCRALASILAMVITSKRAFSDRLVQRARSGTMTLPAEMVRALLPPRTIGNEWAVSTAVLEPAYELGGDAFDHSLTESTLHAVILDAMGHNLASGLTTAIAMAGFRSSRRNDAGLQECVDTVDDVLAEWLPDQFCTGIAIRLDLPSGVLSWVNCGHPPPLLIRDQQVLDQALEHPGEPPLGMPAKLAGTPREIHRITLEPGDRVLLYTDGVTEARIADGAEFGLSGFTGSIIRATSAGELASEALRQLIHSILERQSDTLRDDATILLIEWRPPARPGPGPAEREGRDKGHADGWKGDGATEDHGH, encoded by the coding sequence ATGACGAGCCCCGAAGTGAGCCAGGAGGAACGGCTGCTGCAGGAATTCCTGGCCGCCGTGCACAGCACTGCGCCGACCGGGCTGCCGTCCCTGGTCGACAGCTACGCCGTGAGACTCGGGGCGCGAAAGGTCGTCATCCACCTGGTCGACCTTCAGCAGCGACAGCTGACGCCCCTCTCCGGCGGAGAGCAGCTGGACGTGGACCGGTCCCTGGCGGGCCGTTCCTACCGTGCGCTCGATCTGCGCGTGGAAGCGACCGCCGACGGTGTGCTGGTCATCTGGCTTCCCCTCGTCGACGGAGTGGAGCGGCTGGGGGTCATCGGTGTGCACATGGACTCCCTGGACACCACGTTGCTGGAGCGCTGCCGAGCTCTGGCCTCGATCCTGGCGATGGTCATCACGTCCAAGCGGGCCTTCAGCGACCGGCTCGTGCAGCGGGCGCGCAGCGGCACGATGACCCTCCCGGCCGAAATGGTGCGTGCCCTGCTGCCCCCGCGCACCATCGGCAACGAATGGGCCGTCTCCACAGCGGTACTCGAACCCGCCTACGAGCTCGGTGGGGACGCCTTCGACCACTCGCTGACCGAGTCGACGCTGCATGCCGTGATCCTCGACGCCATGGGACACAACCTCGCGTCCGGACTGACGACCGCCATCGCCATGGCCGGCTTCAGGAGCTCCCGCCGCAACGACGCTGGTCTGCAGGAGTGTGTCGACACCGTCGACGACGTACTCGCCGAATGGCTGCCGGATCAGTTCTGCACCGGGATCGCCATCAGGCTGGACCTGCCCAGTGGTGTCCTGAGCTGGGTCAACTGCGGCCACCCGCCGCCCCTGCTGATCCGTGACCAGCAGGTACTCGACCAGGCGTTGGAACACCCGGGAGAGCCTCCGCTGGGGATGCCTGCCAAGCTGGCGGGCACTCCACGGGAGATCCACCGGATCACGCTGGAGCCGGGCGACCGGGTGCTGCTCTACACCGACGGTGTGACCGAAGCCCGCATCGCGGACGGCGCCGAGTTCGGGCTGAGCGGGTTCACCGGCTCCATCATCCGTGCCACCTCGGCGGGAGAGCTTGCCTCCGAAGCGCTCCGGCAGCTGATCCACTCCATTCTGGAGCGCCAGAGCGACACACTCCGCGACGACGCCACCATCCTCCTCATCGAGTGGCGGCCGCCCGCGCGACCGGGCCCGGGGCCCGCCGAGCGCGAAGGGCGGGACAAGGGCCATGCGGACGGGTGGAAAGGTGACGGCGCGACAGAGGACCATGGGCACTGA
- a CDS encoding MBL fold metallo-hydrolase, with product MPAWICVTCGVQYPDTEQSPARCPVCEDERQYVGPEGQRWSTMGELGRDHTNELRVEEADLVGIGVRPSVAIGQRALLVRTPHGNVLWDCVPLLDDDARQQIADLGGIDAICMSHPHFYGANIEFAEAFDARVLIPRADQRWIQRPSPRIELFDDDIEPVPGVTLARIGGHFDGASVLHWPAGSAGRGALLTGDTVAVVQDRRWVSFMWSFPNLIPLDEHTVDDIARRVERFTFDRVYGGWWGRVVIGDGAAAVRRSADRYIARLRGERPPG from the coding sequence ATGCCTGCCTGGATCTGTGTGACCTGCGGCGTGCAGTACCCCGACACGGAACAGTCACCGGCGCGGTGTCCTGTCTGCGAGGACGAGCGCCAGTACGTCGGCCCGGAGGGCCAGCGCTGGAGCACGATGGGCGAACTGGGCCGCGACCACACCAACGAGCTGCGGGTCGAGGAGGCGGACCTTGTCGGCATCGGTGTGAGGCCGTCGGTCGCGATCGGTCAGCGCGCGCTCCTGGTCCGTACGCCGCACGGCAACGTGCTGTGGGACTGCGTCCCCCTGCTCGACGACGACGCGCGACAGCAGATCGCCGACCTGGGCGGGATCGACGCCATCTGCATGTCGCACCCGCACTTCTACGGAGCCAACATCGAGTTCGCCGAGGCTTTCGACGCCCGTGTGCTGATCCCGCGCGCGGACCAGCGGTGGATCCAACGGCCCTCGCCCCGGATCGAGTTGTTCGACGATGACATCGAGCCGGTCCCCGGGGTCACCCTGGCACGGATCGGCGGTCACTTCGACGGTGCCTCGGTTCTGCACTGGCCCGCGGGCTCCGCAGGCAGAGGCGCGCTGCTGACCGGCGACACCGTCGCCGTCGTCCAGGACCGGCGCTGGGTCAGCTTCATGTGGAGCTTCCCCAACCTCATCCCCCTCGACGAACACACCGTGGACGACATCGCCCGCAGGGTCGAGCGCTTCACCTTCGACCGCGTCTACGGCGGCTGGTGGGGACGCGTCGTGATCGGTGACGGCGCCGCGGCGGTCCGCCGCTCGGCCGACCGCTACATCGCACGGCTGCGTGGTGAGCGGCCCCCCGGCTGA
- a CDS encoding heavy metal translocating P-type ATPase, which translates to MTSTAYEESVAPAAAEVELSIGGMTCASCAARVEKKLNRLDGVTATVNFATEKAKVAYGEGTDVADLIATVERTGYTAEEPAPPATRESVEPGPPAAGGEPVALRQRLLVSLTLSVPVVLMAMVPVLQFDNWQWLSLTLAAPVVVWGALPFHRAAWTNARHGAATMDTLVSIGTLAAFGWSLWALFFGRAGMTGMRHGFEFTVSRADGSSSIYLEAAAGVTTFILAGRYLEAKSKRKAGAALRALLELGAKDVTVLRDGRESRIPVSGLAVGDRFVVRPGEKIAGDGTVVEGASAIDASTLTGESVPVDVTVGDAVTGATVNVSGRLVVETTRIGADTQLSRMARLVEEAQNGKAEVQRLADRISGVFVPVVLVIALGTLLSWLTATGDATAAFTAAVAVLIIACPCALGLATPTALMVGTGRGAQLGILIKGPEVLESTRRVDTVVLDKTGTVTTGRMTLQDVFTAPGVGERELLRLAGSLEHASEHPIAQAVAAGAEEQAGPLPVPEEFENVAGLGVQGIVDGHAVVVGREELLAEWAIELPPGLADAKAAAEAEGRTAVVVAWNGEARGVLTVADAIKETSAEAVAQLRALGLTPVLLTGDNRAVAESVGRAVGIDEIIAEVLPQDKVDVIKRLQGEGRSVAMVGDGVNDAAALATADLGLAMGTGTDAAIEAGDLTLVRGDLRVAADAIRLSRRTLGTIRGNLFWAFGYNVAALPLAAAGLLNPMIAGAAMAFSSVFVVTNSLRLRSFT; encoded by the coding sequence ATGACCAGTACGGCCTACGAGGAATCGGTGGCTCCGGCCGCCGCCGAAGTCGAGCTCTCCATCGGCGGGATGACCTGCGCGTCGTGTGCGGCTCGCGTCGAGAAGAAACTCAACCGGCTGGACGGGGTCACCGCCACGGTCAACTTCGCCACGGAGAAGGCGAAGGTCGCCTACGGCGAGGGCACGGACGTCGCCGACCTCATCGCCACCGTCGAGCGAACGGGCTACACCGCCGAGGAGCCCGCGCCGCCGGCCACCCGGGAGTCCGTGGAACCCGGGCCCCCTGCCGCCGGCGGTGAACCGGTCGCGCTCAGGCAGCGGCTGCTGGTGTCCCTGACGCTCTCCGTGCCCGTCGTCCTGATGGCGATGGTGCCGGTCCTGCAGTTCGACAACTGGCAGTGGCTCTCCCTCACGCTTGCCGCCCCCGTGGTGGTCTGGGGCGCGCTGCCGTTCCACCGGGCCGCCTGGACCAACGCCCGGCACGGCGCGGCCACCATGGACACCCTCGTGTCCATCGGCACCCTCGCCGCGTTCGGCTGGTCCCTGTGGGCCCTGTTCTTCGGCCGGGCGGGGATGACCGGCATGCGGCACGGGTTCGAGTTCACCGTGTCGCGCGCGGACGGATCGTCCTCCATCTATCTGGAGGCCGCTGCCGGGGTGACCACGTTCATCCTCGCCGGGCGCTATCTGGAGGCGAAGTCCAAGCGGAAGGCCGGCGCCGCACTGCGCGCGCTGCTGGAGCTGGGCGCCAAGGACGTGACCGTGCTCCGGGACGGCCGCGAGTCGCGTATCCCCGTCTCGGGGCTCGCCGTCGGTGACCGCTTCGTCGTACGCCCCGGAGAGAAGATCGCAGGCGACGGAACCGTGGTCGAAGGGGCGTCGGCCATCGACGCGTCGACGCTGACCGGTGAGTCGGTGCCGGTCGATGTGACCGTGGGCGACGCCGTCACCGGGGCCACTGTGAACGTCTCGGGACGGCTGGTCGTCGAGACCACCCGGATCGGGGCGGACACCCAGCTGTCCCGGATGGCACGGCTGGTGGAGGAGGCCCAGAACGGCAAGGCGGAGGTGCAGCGCCTCGCCGACCGGATCTCCGGCGTCTTCGTACCGGTCGTCCTCGTCATCGCGCTGGGCACGCTGCTGAGCTGGCTGACGGCGACCGGGGACGCGACAGCCGCGTTCACCGCCGCCGTCGCCGTGCTGATCATCGCCTGCCCGTGCGCCCTGGGCCTGGCCACACCGACCGCGCTCATGGTCGGTACGGGACGCGGCGCGCAGCTCGGCATCCTGATCAAGGGCCCCGAGGTACTGGAGTCCACCCGCCGGGTCGACACCGTGGTGCTCGACAAGACCGGGACGGTCACGACCGGGAGGATGACCCTCCAGGACGTCTTCACCGCGCCGGGCGTCGGGGAGAGGGAACTGCTGCGGCTGGCCGGCTCCCTGGAGCACGCATCGGAGCACCCGATCGCCCAGGCCGTCGCGGCGGGCGCGGAAGAACAGGCCGGGCCTCTCCCCGTCCCCGAGGAGTTCGAGAACGTCGCCGGGCTCGGTGTACAGGGCATCGTCGACGGTCACGCGGTGGTCGTCGGCCGGGAGGAACTGCTGGCCGAGTGGGCCATCGAACTGCCGCCCGGGCTGGCGGACGCAAAGGCCGCAGCGGAGGCGGAGGGCCGTACGGCGGTCGTCGTGGCCTGGAACGGCGAGGCACGGGGCGTCCTCACCGTCGCCGACGCCATCAAGGAGACCAGCGCCGAGGCGGTCGCCCAGCTGCGTGCGCTCGGCCTCACCCCCGTACTGCTGACCGGCGACAACAGGGCGGTGGCCGAGTCGGTGGGCCGGGCCGTCGGCATCGACGAGATCATCGCCGAGGTACTGCCGCAGGACAAGGTGGACGTCATCAAGCGCCTTCAGGGCGAAGGCCGTTCGGTGGCGATGGTCGGCGACGGCGTGAACGACGCGGCCGCTCTGGCCACGGCCGACCTGGGCCTGGCGATGGGCACCGGGACGGACGCGGCCATCGAGGCCGGGGACCTGACGCTGGTACGGGGCGACCTGCGCGTGGCGGCGGACGCGATCCGGCTCTCCCGCAGGACCCTCGGCACCATCAGGGGAAACCTGTTCTGGGCCTTCGGCTACAACGTGGCGGCGCTGCCACTGGCCGCCGCGGGGCTGCTGAACCCGATGATCGCCGGAGCCGCGATGGCCTTCTCGTCGGTCTTCGTGGTCACCAACAGCCTCCGGCTGCGCTCCTTCACGTAG
- a CDS encoding heavy-metal-associated domain-containing protein, whose amino-acid sequence MTSQAEPRSSAATDTAGGPVTTAYRVSGMTCGHCEGAVSEEISAIDGVTSVKAVASTGEVTVTSAAALDDEAVRAAVDEAGYELAGRL is encoded by the coding sequence ATGACCTCCCAGGCAGAGCCCCGTTCCAGCGCCGCGACCGACACGGCGGGCGGCCCCGTCACCACCGCGTACCGGGTGTCGGGCATGACCTGCGGCCACTGCGAAGGCGCGGTGTCCGAGGAGATCTCGGCGATCGACGGTGTCACCTCCGTCAAGGCCGTGGCCTCCACCGGCGAGGTCACGGTCACCTCCGCCGCGGCACTGGACGACGAGGCCGTCCGGGCCGCCGTCGACGAGGCGGGCTACGAGCTCGCCGGCCGTCTCTGA
- a CDS encoding cation diffusion facilitator family transporter, with amino-acid sequence MQPLHRGPVLRFTARLGPHRGHHVSSHDHNHPGTGDHGHSHGVAQNADRRWLGAALALILAFMAGEVAVGVASHSLALLSDAAHMLTDAASIVLALVAMRLAARPARGGYTFGLKRAEILSAQANGITLLVLAAWLAYEAVRRLIDPPPVAGGPVLVTALVGVAVNLLAAWCISRANRTSLNVEGAYQHILTDLYGFIATAVAGVAVLTTGFARADAVATLVVVALMLRAGTGLCRASGRIFLEAAPAGTDPDALGDQLAAQEGVVEVHDLHVWQIGSEQTALSAHVLVTPAGDCHAVRRGLERLLADQWGITHTTLQVDHAHTAAARQDVTIGSAPPPAAGAAAHCEDAHGPTHHAGPHDH; translated from the coding sequence ATGCAGCCTTTGCACCGAGGGCCCGTACTGAGGTTCACTGCCCGTCTCGGACCGCACAGGGGGCATCACGTGAGCAGCCACGATCACAACCATCCGGGCACGGGTGACCACGGACACAGCCACGGCGTGGCCCAGAACGCCGACCGCCGCTGGCTGGGCGCGGCCCTCGCCCTGATCCTCGCCTTCATGGCCGGGGAAGTCGCCGTCGGGGTGGCCTCACATTCGCTGGCCCTGCTCTCCGACGCGGCCCATATGCTCACCGACGCCGCGTCCATCGTCCTGGCCCTGGTCGCGATGCGGCTGGCCGCGCGCCCCGCCCGGGGCGGCTACACCTTCGGCCTCAAGCGCGCCGAGATCCTCTCCGCCCAGGCCAACGGCATCACCCTGCTCGTACTCGCCGCCTGGCTGGCCTACGAAGCCGTGCGGCGTCTGATCGACCCTCCCCCGGTCGCCGGCGGACCGGTCCTGGTCACGGCTCTCGTCGGCGTCGCCGTCAACCTCCTGGCCGCCTGGTGCATCTCCAGGGCCAACCGCACCAGCCTCAACGTCGAGGGCGCCTACCAGCACATCCTCACCGACCTGTACGGCTTCATCGCCACCGCCGTCGCCGGTGTGGCCGTGCTGACCACCGGTTTCGCCAGGGCCGACGCCGTCGCCACCCTGGTCGTGGTGGCGCTCATGCTCCGCGCCGGTACCGGCCTCTGCCGGGCCTCGGGCCGCATCTTCCTCGAAGCCGCCCCCGCGGGCACCGACCCCGACGCGCTGGGCGACCAGCTCGCCGCCCAGGAAGGCGTCGTGGAGGTCCACGATCTGCACGTCTGGCAGATCGGCTCCGAGCAGACCGCCCTGTCGGCGCATGTGCTGGTCACCCCCGCCGGTGACTGCCATGCCGTACGCCGCGGCCTCGAACGCCTCCTGGCGGACCAGTGGGGCATCACCCACACCACACTCCAGGTCGACCACGCCCACACGGCCGCAGCCCGACAGGACGTCACCATCGGCTCCGCCCCGCCGCCCGCCGCCGGGGCCGCCGCACACTGCGAGGACGCCCACGGCCCCACCCATCACGCGGGCCCGCACGACCACTGA
- a CDS encoding DUF305 domain-containing protein encodes MSDLPYSPALLHPSARRRTAVAVGLFAALSLGLAACGSGDEHAAEPGAHHGSSPSASASGKFDAADVTFAQMMIPHHQQAVSMAKLADGRASDQEVKTLAVDIEKAQGPEINTMRGWLTAWGKPASPSMDHSMPGMAHGGGSSMPGMMTGKDMTGLEAARGKAFDKRFTEMMIGHHKGAITMAEDEQKNGRNAAARKLAVTVVKNQRAEVDRMRKILDRL; translated from the coding sequence ATGTCTGATCTCCCGTACTCGCCCGCTCTCCTGCACCCCTCCGCCCGCCGGCGGACGGCCGTGGCCGTGGGCCTCTTCGCCGCTCTCTCCTTGGGGCTCGCCGCCTGCGGCTCCGGCGACGAGCACGCGGCCGAGCCCGGCGCACACCACGGAAGCAGCCCCTCCGCTTCTGCGTCGGGGAAGTTCGACGCAGCGGACGTGACGTTCGCGCAGATGATGATCCCGCACCACCAGCAGGCCGTGTCCATGGCGAAACTGGCCGACGGCCGGGCCTCGGACCAGGAGGTCAAGACCCTGGCCGTGGACATCGAGAAGGCCCAGGGCCCTGAGATCAACACCATGCGGGGCTGGCTGACGGCGTGGGGCAAGCCCGCTTCCCCGTCCATGGACCACAGCATGCCGGGCATGGCCCACGGCGGCGGCTCGTCCATGCCCGGAATGATGACCGGCAAGGACATGACCGGACTTGAGGCCGCCAGGGGCAAGGCCTTCGACAAGAGGTTCACCGAGATGATGATCGGCCACCACAAGGGTGCGATCACCATGGCCGAGGACGAGCAGAAGAACGGCCGTAACGCCGCGGCCAGGAAACTCGCCGTCACCGTGGTGAAGAACCAGCGCGCCGAAGTCGACAGGATGCGGAAGATCCTCGACCGCCTCTGA
- a CDS encoding PP2C family protein-serine/threonine phosphatase: MVTDDAEDRLAAVRQDLERATARLRLLADASTALSSVLDADEALNRLARLIVPQVADGCVVDLVVDSGVRRLTAVHRDPARELPPAPESLPWSDEFAAPLARVLRGAGPVTVTGFGAHAAAGSLQSAQLELYRALGTRTVLIVPLQVRREVFGALSLVRTESTEPFGEEEISLAADLGHRAGLAVENARLYAIQLRTAEQLQRSLLPDLSGIEHLELAARYVPAREGAEVGGDWFDAFRLCDGSTVLAIGDVVGHDLAAAVGMGQLRNMLRSLAYDSGDSPAGVMRRLDGVMQGLSTTELVTGVIARVYTPPTGPWFVHWTNAGHPPPVLTSPAEGSRLLEEGLAPVLGVDPAIEREDALTVLQPGSTLLLYTDGLIERPGEDIGRGLTRLRQHTASLAGEPLQTFCDELLVRLTDGHFDDIAVLALRVPPES; this comes from the coding sequence GTGGTCACAGACGACGCGGAGGACCGGCTCGCGGCGGTCAGACAGGATCTGGAGCGGGCGACCGCCCGTCTGCGGCTGCTCGCCGATGCCAGTACCGCCCTGTCGAGTGTTCTCGACGCGGACGAGGCGCTCAACCGGCTGGCCCGGCTGATCGTTCCGCAGGTGGCGGACGGGTGCGTGGTGGATCTGGTCGTGGACAGCGGGGTGCGCCGGCTGACCGCCGTGCACCGCGACCCCGCACGTGAGCTGCCACCGGCGCCGGAGAGCCTGCCCTGGTCCGACGAGTTCGCCGCACCGCTGGCCCGGGTGCTGCGCGGCGCAGGACCGGTCACGGTGACCGGCTTCGGAGCGCACGCGGCGGCCGGCTCCCTCCAGTCCGCGCAGCTGGAGCTCTACCGTGCCCTCGGTACCAGGACGGTGCTGATCGTGCCGCTCCAGGTGCGCAGAGAGGTGTTCGGCGCGCTCAGCCTGGTCCGCACCGAGTCCACCGAGCCGTTCGGCGAGGAGGAGATCTCCCTCGCGGCCGACCTGGGGCACCGGGCCGGGCTCGCCGTCGAGAACGCCCGGCTGTACGCGATCCAGCTGCGTACGGCTGAGCAGTTGCAGCGCTCGCTCCTGCCCGACCTGTCGGGGATCGAGCACCTGGAACTCGCGGCACGGTATGTCCCCGCCCGGGAGGGGGCCGAAGTCGGCGGTGACTGGTTCGACGCGTTCAGGCTCTGCGACGGCTCCACCGTGCTGGCCATCGGCGACGTCGTCGGACACGATCTCGCCGCCGCCGTCGGGATGGGGCAGCTGCGCAACATGCTGCGGTCGCTGGCGTACGACAGCGGGGACTCACCCGCCGGTGTGATGCGCCGCCTCGACGGTGTCATGCAGGGCCTGAGCACCACCGAACTGGTCACCGGTGTCATCGCACGCGTCTACACGCCCCCGACCGGGCCGTGGTTCGTGCACTGGACGAACGCCGGGCACCCGCCCCCGGTGCTGACCAGCCCCGCCGAGGGCAGCAGACTGCTGGAGGAGGGCCTTGCCCCGGTCCTCGGAGTGGATCCGGCCATCGAGCGGGAGGACGCGCTGACCGTACTGCAACCGGGATCCACCCTGCTGCTGTACACGGACGGGCTCATCGAACGCCCCGGTGAGGACATCGGCAGGGGGCTCACCAGGCTGCGCCAGCATACGGCGAGCCTTGCGGGCGAGCCTCTTCAGACCTTCTGCGACGAACTGCTGGTGCGGCTCACGGACGGTCATTTCGACGACATCGCGGTCCTCGCGCTGCGCGTGCCTCCGGAGTCCTAG